A genomic stretch from Candidatus Eremiobacterota bacterium includes:
- a CDS encoding tRNA-dihydrouridine synthase family protein, whose amino-acid sequence MRVWPPIVLAPMSGVTNRTMRALYKPFGFGLTVTEFVSSNALQYGNKRTMEMIDQHGVEHPVSTQLWGNDPTIMALAAKLVRECGADIVDINFGCPAPKVTKTEGGSACLRDVKRCERIMKAVVDAVDCPVTVKMRLGWTEDDLVFLDVAKRAEAVGVQAVTLHARTAKQFYRGSADWDRIAELKSAVGIPVI is encoded by the coding sequence GTGCGAGTGTGGCCTCCCATCGTGCTGGCGCCGATGTCCGGGGTGACGAACCGCACCATGCGGGCGCTCTACAAGCCCTTCGGCTTCGGGCTGACCGTCACCGAGTTCGTCTCGTCGAACGCGCTGCAGTACGGCAACAAGCGCACGATGGAGATGATCGACCAGCACGGCGTCGAGCACCCCGTCTCGACGCAGCTCTGGGGGAACGACCCCACCATCATGGCGCTGGCCGCGAAGCTCGTGCGCGAGTGCGGCGCCGACATCGTCGACATCAACTTCGGCTGCCCCGCGCCGAAGGTGACGAAGACCGAAGGGGGCAGCGCGTGCCTGCGCGACGTCAAGCGCTGCGAGCGGATCATGAAGGCGGTCGTCGACGCCGTCGACTGCCCCGTCACCGTGAAGATGCGGCTCGGCTGGACCGAGGACGACCTCGTCTTCCTCGACGTCGCGAAGCGCGCGGAAGCGGTCGGCGTGCAGGCGGTGACGCTGCACGCGCGCACGGCGAAGCAGTTCTACCGCGGCAGCGCCGATTGGGATCGCATCGCCGAGCTGAAGTCGGCGGTCGGCATCCCGGTCATCG
- a CDS encoding methionine gamma-lyase family protein: MIETLLGGIEIDTRVRIAAKRAAPWLERRDPRATAVRARVLRAFLDEGIAESDLAGTTGYGYDDPARERYESLLARVLRAERVLARLSIVSGTHAIVAGLDALLRPGELLLAANGAPYDTLRHAVATAPHSLVARGARYAEVERTPSGETDLSALRAAVRESRPAVVFVQRSRGYAVRRSLSIDAIAAVVESVRGAHRDAVVFVDNCYGELVEEREPLEVGADVIAGSLIKNLGGGIAPAGAYVAGRAELVERIAARVFAPGIGAALGPTLGFGRAFVQGLFYAPLVVGEALRGLDFAAALFSELGFAVEPAPGEVRTDVVQAIRLGSRERVIAFARGLQRALPVNARFAPEAGAVPGYVDPVIMSSGAFVSGATIELSCDAPLREPYEMYLQGGVPAEHAALGAVLAADAVLRA; this comes from the coding sequence ATGATCGAGACGCTGCTCGGCGGGATCGAAATCGACACCCGTGTGCGCATCGCAGCAAAGCGCGCGGCACCGTGGCTCGAGCGCCGCGACCCGCGCGCGACGGCGGTGCGCGCGCGCGTGCTGCGCGCCTTTCTCGACGAAGGGATCGCGGAAAGCGACCTGGCCGGGACGACCGGCTACGGCTACGACGATCCGGCGCGGGAGCGCTACGAGTCGCTGCTGGCGCGCGTGCTGCGTGCGGAGCGCGTGCTCGCGCGGCTGTCGATCGTCAGCGGAACGCATGCGATCGTCGCCGGACTCGACGCATTGCTGCGGCCGGGCGAACTGCTGCTGGCGGCGAACGGCGCCCCGTACGACACCTTGCGGCACGCGGTTGCGACCGCGCCGCACTCGCTCGTCGCGCGCGGCGCGCGGTATGCGGAGGTCGAGCGCACGCCGAGCGGCGAGACCGATCTTTCCGCGCTGCGCGCCGCGGTGCGCGAGTCGCGGCCGGCGGTCGTCTTCGTGCAGCGCTCGCGCGGTTATGCCGTGCGGCGCTCGCTCTCCATCGACGCGATCGCTGCCGTCGTCGAGTCGGTGCGCGGCGCGCACCGCGACGCGGTCGTCTTCGTCGACAACTGCTACGGTGAGCTCGTCGAAGAGCGCGAGCCGCTGGAGGTGGGCGCGGACGTGATCGCCGGTTCGCTCATCAAAAACCTCGGCGGCGGAATCGCGCCGGCCGGCGCGTACGTTGCCGGGCGCGCGGAGCTCGTCGAGCGAATCGCGGCGCGCGTGTTCGCGCCGGGGATCGGCGCGGCGCTCGGGCCGACGCTCGGGTTCGGGCGCGCGTTCGTGCAAGGGCTCTTCTATGCGCCGCTCGTCGTCGGCGAAGCGCTGCGCGGGCTCGACTTCGCGGCGGCGCTGTTCTCGGAGCTAGGATTCGCCGTCGAGCCGGCGCCCGGCGAAGTGCGCACCGACGTCGTGCAGGCGATTCGGCTCGGCTCGCGCGAGCGCGTGATCGCGTTTGCGCGCGGCTTGCAGCGCGCCCTGCCCGTCAACGCGCGCTTCGCGCCGGAGGCGGGTGCGGTCCCCGGCTACGTCGATCCTGTGATCATGTCGAGCGGCGCGTTCGTGAGCGGCGCAACGATCGAGCTCTCGTGCGACGCGCCGCTCCGCGAGCCGTACGAGATGTACCTGCAGGGCGGCGTCCCCGCCGAGCACGCCGCACTGGGCGCCGTGCTGGCGGCGGACGCCGTCCTGCGAGCTTAA
- the coaBC gene encoding bifunctional phosphopantothenoylcysteine decarboxylase/phosphopantothenate--cysteine ligase CoaBC, with the protein MLLGVTGGIAAYKAAALASRLVQNGAVLDVVMTADALRFVGAATFAALARRPVHTSLWERVEDIPHIALARENELVAIVPATANTIAKLANGIADDLLTNVALATRAPLVIAPAMNTAMLDHEATRANLATLRARGATIVEPGVGFLAEREHGAGRLADEDALYAAIAGALARTHDLAGERVLITAGPTREALDPVRFLSNAASGTQGIELAREALARGARVDLVLGPTALEPPAGARTARVTTAREMDAAVQARAAEATIAIATAAVADWRPAIVHEHKVKKTAGAPQSIALERNPDVLANLGANKNGLFLVGFAAETQAAEANAREKLARKRLDAIAVNDVRGERGFGPVDNALVLLWGSDGRKDLGSGSKRELAARLFDAILALRQAQDDEKP; encoded by the coding sequence GTGCTGCTCGGGGTGACCGGCGGGATCGCGGCGTACAAAGCCGCCGCGCTGGCGAGCCGGCTGGTGCAGAACGGCGCGGTGCTCGACGTCGTGATGACCGCCGACGCGCTGCGGTTCGTCGGCGCGGCGACGTTCGCGGCGCTGGCGCGGCGGCCGGTCCACACCTCGCTGTGGGAACGCGTCGAGGATATCCCGCACATCGCGCTGGCGCGCGAGAACGAGCTCGTCGCGATCGTTCCGGCGACGGCGAACACGATCGCGAAGCTCGCCAACGGGATCGCCGACGACTTGCTGACGAACGTCGCGCTCGCGACGCGCGCGCCGCTGGTGATCGCGCCGGCGATGAACACCGCGATGCTCGACCACGAGGCGACGCGCGCCAACCTCGCCACGCTGCGCGCGCGCGGCGCGACGATCGTCGAGCCGGGCGTCGGCTTTCTGGCCGAGCGCGAGCACGGCGCCGGCCGGCTCGCCGACGAAGACGCGCTGTACGCGGCGATCGCGGGCGCGCTGGCGCGCACGCACGACCTCGCCGGCGAGCGCGTGCTGATCACCGCCGGACCGACGCGCGAAGCGCTCGATCCGGTGCGGTTTCTCTCCAACGCCGCGAGCGGGACGCAGGGGATCGAGCTCGCGCGCGAAGCGCTGGCGCGCGGCGCGCGGGTCGATCTCGTCCTCGGCCCGACGGCGCTCGAGCCGCCGGCCGGCGCGCGCACCGCGCGCGTCACGACGGCGCGCGAGATGGACGCCGCGGTGCAAGCGCGCGCCGCCGAAGCGACGATCGCGATCGCGACCGCCGCGGTCGCCGACTGGCGTCCCGCGATCGTGCACGAGCACAAGGTGAAGAAGACCGCCGGCGCACCGCAGAGCATCGCGCTCGAGCGCAATCCCGACGTGCTCGCGAACCTCGGCGCGAACAAGAACGGCTTGTTTCTGGTCGGCTTCGCCGCCGAGACGCAGGCGGCCGAAGCGAACGCGCGCGAGAAGCTGGCGCGCAAGCGCCTCGACGCGATCGCGGTGAACGACGTGCGCGGCGAGCGCGGCTTCGGACCGGTCGACAACGCGCTGGTGCTGCTGTGGGGAAGCGACGGCCGCAAAGATCTCGGCAGCGGCTCGAAGCGCGAGCTCGCCGCGCGCCTCTTCGACGCGATCCTCGCCCTTCGACAAGCTCAGGACGACGAAAAGCCCTGA
- a CDS encoding LysM peptidoglycan-binding domain-containing protein, producing MPLVALGGLSLAVTLPALSSTVHAAPPVAYATVTVHPGQTLWALAEARTPATGDVQSTVDQIMATNHLTTADLHAGQKLRVPR from the coding sequence ATGCCGCTGGTGGCCCTCGGCGGGCTCAGCCTCGCCGTGACGCTCCCCGCCCTCTCGAGCACGGTCCACGCCGCCCCGCCCGTCGCCTACGCGACGGTAACGGTCCACCCCGGCCAAACCCTCTGGGCCCTAGCCGAAGCGCGCACCCCCGCCACCGGCGACGTCCAGTCCACCGTCGACCAGATCATGGCGACGAACCACCTCACCACCGCCGACCTCCACGCCGGCCAAAAACTCCGAGTCCCCCGATGA
- a CDS encoding pantoate--beta-alanine ligase encodes MRVTRDPAEAREALRGAERPLGLVPTMGALHAGHLALVRRARAECRTVAASIFVNPLQFGPNEDFERYPRAFDGDLAALRAAGVELIYAPGAATMYPPEFATTVDPGPLGERYEGALRPGHFRGVATVCVKLFATLGPDRAYFGAKDAQQVAVLRRVIEDLNLPIELVVAPTVREPDGLALSSRNVYLDPEQRAAAPAIHRALDAIVRAVRAGETDRERALARGRAELVAPLREAYLDVVDPATFEAPDALRPPALAIASAWLGPTRLIDNEPILRPGQDGVEARP; translated from the coding sequence ATGCGCGTCACACGCGACCCGGCGGAGGCTCGCGAGGCGCTGCGGGGCGCCGAACGGCCGCTGGGCCTGGTCCCGACGATGGGCGCGCTCCACGCCGGCCACCTCGCGCTGGTGCGGCGGGCGCGGGCCGAGTGCCGGACCGTCGCGGCGTCGATCTTCGTCAACCCGCTGCAATTCGGGCCGAACGAGGACTTCGAGCGCTATCCGCGCGCCTTCGACGGCGACCTTGCGGCGCTGCGCGCGGCCGGGGTGGAGCTGATCTACGCCCCGGGCGCTGCGACGATGTACCCGCCGGAGTTCGCGACCACCGTCGATCCGGGGCCGCTCGGCGAGCGCTACGAAGGCGCGCTGCGGCCCGGCCACTTCCGGGGCGTCGCGACGGTCTGCGTGAAGCTCTTCGCGACGCTGGGACCCGACCGCGCCTACTTCGGCGCCAAGGACGCCCAGCAGGTCGCGGTGCTGCGGCGGGTGATCGAGGACTTGAACTTGCCGATCGAGCTGGTCGTCGCGCCGACCGTCCGCGAGCCGGACGGGCTGGCGCTCTCGAGCCGCAACGTCTACCTCGATCCCGAGCAGCGCGCCGCCGCGCCCGCGATCCACCGCGCGCTCGACGCGATCGTGCGCGCCGTGCGCGCCGGGGAGACCGACCGCGAGCGGGCGCTCGCGCGCGGCCGCGCCGAGCTGGTCGCGCCGCTGCGCGAGGCTTACCTCGACGTCGTCGACCCGGCGACGTTCGAGGCGCCGGACGCGCTGCGGCCGCCGGCGCTCGCGATCGCGAGCGCGTGGCTCGGCCCGACGCGGCTGATCGACAACGAGCCGATCCTGCGACCGGGTCAGGACGGCGTCGAGGCGAGGCCGTGA
- a CDS encoding type III pantothenate kinase — translation MLLCIDVGNTETKLGAFDPNGALVGTWRVTTARRRTADEYGVLFAAFFNAAKFALGDVEAAVVSSVVPVVDRPLAEGVEKYFGVRPTFFTAANQRSIAVRTDRPAEVGSDLVAGAIGAVAFVGAPTIAINFGTATTFGAIGADGAYAGVAIATGLQVALDALVGRTAKLPQVALIAPGTPVGRDTVGSIQAGLVYGAVGQTEELVRRIRAVIGEHARVIASGGLAPVVAAETNVIERVEPHLVLHGLRVDYLNAHRT, via the coding sequence ATGCTGCTGTGCATCGACGTCGGGAACACCGAGACGAAGCTCGGCGCGTTCGACCCGAACGGCGCGCTGGTCGGAACGTGGCGCGTCACCACCGCCCGCCGCCGCACCGCCGACGAGTACGGCGTGCTGTTCGCGGCGTTCTTCAACGCGGCGAAGTTTGCGCTCGGCGACGTCGAGGCGGCCGTCGTCTCGTCGGTCGTTCCGGTCGTCGACCGGCCGCTGGCCGAAGGCGTCGAGAAGTATTTCGGCGTGCGCCCGACGTTCTTCACCGCGGCGAACCAGCGCTCGATCGCGGTGCGCACCGACCGCCCGGCCGAGGTCGGCAGCGATCTGGTCGCCGGCGCGATCGGCGCGGTCGCGTTCGTCGGCGCGCCGACGATCGCGATCAACTTCGGCACCGCGACGACCTTCGGCGCGATCGGCGCCGACGGCGCGTACGCCGGCGTCGCGATCGCGACCGGGCTGCAGGTCGCGCTCGACGCGCTGGTCGGCCGCACCGCGAAGCTCCCGCAGGTCGCGCTGATCGCGCCCGGGACGCCGGTCGGCCGCGACACCGTCGGCTCGATCCAAGCCGGCCTCGTCTACGGCGCGGTCGGCCAGACCGAAGAGCTCGTCCGCCGTATCCGCGCCGTGATCGGCGAGCACGCGCGCGTGATCGCCTCGGGCGGCCTCGCCCCGGTCGTCGCCGCCGAAACGAACGTCATCGAGCGCGTCGAGCCGCACCTCGTGCTGCACGGCTTGCGCGTCGACTACCTCAACGCCCACCGCACCTGA
- a CDS encoding FHA domain-containing protein — MYVLEVMSGPLDGKTWGFEREITIGRDDAVATACITIDRYISRKHARLYEEQDGSLRLADLASRNGTRVGGRALGDPEPIDLGQAFVVGRTTLRVTRN, encoded by the coding sequence ATGTATGTCCTGGAGGTGATGAGCGGTCCCCTCGACGGGAAGACGTGGGGCTTCGAGCGGGAGATCACGATCGGCCGTGACGACGCGGTCGCCACCGCGTGCATCACCATCGACCGGTATATTTCCCGGAAACACGCGCGACTCTACGAAGAGCAGGACGGCAGCTTACGGTTGGCCGACTTGGCGAGCCGAAACGGAACGCGCGTCGGGGGACGCGCTCTTGGCGATCCGGAGCCGATCGACCTCGGGCAGGCCTTCGTCGTCGGCCGGACGACCCTTCGCGTGACGCGGAACTAG
- the lexA gene encoding transcriptional repressor LexA: MAERATTEKQQRILDVIRQFTSERGYPPSVREIGERVGLSSSSTVQSHLKTLERRGLLKRDPTKPRALSQPRGDGDLPSVESATLPLVGRVAAGVPITATENLEDQFVLPASWVPRTGGFMLRVKGDSMIDAAILDGDLIVVEPRPTANNGEIVVAMIEGEATVKRFYREGGRIRLQPENATMAPIYADDVTIVGRVEAVIRKL, encoded by the coding sequence ATGGCCGAGCGGGCCACGACGGAGAAACAGCAGCGGATCCTCGACGTGATCCGCCAGTTCACGTCCGAGCGCGGGTACCCGCCCTCGGTGCGAGAGATCGGCGAGCGCGTCGGGCTCTCGTCGTCCTCGACGGTGCAGTCACACCTCAAGACGCTCGAACGCCGCGGTCTCCTCAAACGCGATCCGACCAAGCCGCGCGCGCTGAGCCAGCCGCGCGGCGACGGCGATCTTCCCAGCGTCGAGTCCGCGACGCTGCCCCTCGTCGGCCGCGTCGCGGCCGGCGTCCCGATCACCGCGACAGAAAACCTCGAGGACCAGTTTGTCCTCCCGGCCTCGTGGGTGCCGCGGACCGGCGGTTTCATGCTGCGGGTCAAAGGCGACTCGATGATCGACGCGGCGATCCTCGACGGTGACCTCATCGTCGTGGAACCGCGGCCGACGGCGAACAACGGCGAGATAGTCGTCGCGATGATCGAGGGCGAGGCGACGGTGAAACGGTTCTACCGCGAGGGCGGCCGGATTCGGCTTCAGCCGGAGAACGCCACCATGGCGCCAATCTACGCCGACGATGTCACCATCGTCGGCCGAGTCGAAGCCGTTATTCGGAAACTTTAA
- a CDS encoding PTS sugar transporter subunit IIC produces MALDPRRAREARATSASSSGTAPGYEAPAGDGLIARLERAVAPYAHRFSEAPTVLALRESLPIALVSVAVAIAILLAVQPFSGWAALAKELREAIGPAFSIASFVMVVVLALRLARRLGYAPAVLLVFALLTFAVMLPREALAALARFVATNGASGWGAFAATLGASGLFTSIVVCLATAGALTLGRRRLGRARGELAGGFGLLSIALLLFALRFSLAGAIAKLVAPLATLGDSFTALLLLTFVEALLWLVGIHGPALLAALVVPVYLHLQLQNTDAFAHHLPLPHAVVVSTFLFVFPGGAGATLPLVALLLRSRVARLRTFAYATILPSLINVNEPVMFGLPLAYNPVLAVPFVLVPLVLACTTYAALALGLVARPAFYVPSTVPVLVNAVLATVDWRAAVLVALNLVVGGAIWLPFVRVFERAETARAARAAHA; encoded by the coding sequence GTGGCGCTTGATCCACGTCGTGCGCGCGAAGCGCGCGCGACCTCCGCAAGCTCTAGCGGGACGGCGCCGGGATACGAGGCTCCGGCCGGCGACGGGCTCATCGCACGGCTGGAGCGCGCGGTCGCGCCGTATGCACACCGGTTCAGCGAGGCGCCGACGGTGCTCGCGCTGCGCGAGTCGCTGCCGATCGCGCTTGTCTCCGTTGCGGTCGCGATCGCGATTCTGCTGGCCGTGCAGCCGTTCTCGGGTTGGGCGGCGCTGGCGAAGGAGTTGCGCGAGGCGATCGGGCCGGCGTTCTCGATCGCCTCGTTCGTCATGGTGGTCGTGCTCGCGCTGCGGCTCGCGCGGCGGTTGGGATACGCGCCGGCGGTGCTGCTGGTCTTCGCGCTGCTGACGTTTGCGGTGATGCTCCCGCGCGAGGCGCTCGCCGCGCTGGCGCGCTTCGTTGCGACGAACGGTGCGAGCGGGTGGGGCGCGTTCGCGGCGACGCTCGGCGCGAGCGGGCTGTTCACCTCGATCGTCGTGTGCTTGGCAACGGCGGGCGCGCTCACGCTCGGGCGGCGGCGTCTCGGTCGGGCGCGTGGCGAGCTTGCCGGCGGGTTCGGGCTCCTTTCGATCGCGTTGCTGTTGTTCGCGCTGCGCTTCTCGCTCGCCGGCGCGATCGCGAAGCTGGTCGCGCCGCTCGCGACGCTCGGCGACAGCTTCACGGCGCTCCTGCTGCTCACGTTCGTCGAAGCGCTGCTGTGGCTGGTCGGGATTCACGGCCCGGCGCTGCTCGCTGCGCTCGTCGTGCCGGTCTACCTGCACCTGCAGCTGCAGAACACCGACGCGTTCGCGCACCACCTGCCGCTGCCGCACGCCGTCGTCGTCTCGACGTTTCTGTTCGTCTTTCCGGGCGGGGCCGGCGCGACGCTCCCGCTCGTCGCGCTCTTGCTGCGCAGCCGCGTCGCGCGCTTGCGAACGTTCGCCTACGCGACGATCCTGCCGTCGCTGATCAACGTCAACGAGCCGGTGATGTTCGGGCTGCCGCTGGCGTACAATCCGGTCCTTGCCGTGCCGTTCGTCCTCGTTCCTCTCGTGCTGGCGTGCACGACGTATGCCGCGCTGGCGCTGGGTTTGGTGGCACGGCCGGCGTTCTACGTTCCCTCGACGGTGCCGGTGCTCGTCAACGCCGTGCTGGCGACCGTCGATTGGCGCGCTGCGGTGCTAGTTGCGCTGAACCTCGTCGTCGGCGGCGCAATCTGGCTGCCCTTCGTGCGCGTCTTCGAACGCGCCGAAACGGCGCGCGCGGCCCGCGCGGCGCACGCGTAA
- a CDS encoding lantibiotic dehydratase, producing MIAPEREQRRQRAPKTTAHAAAPPFTVVEELTLGRVPAWPAHRARALLAAPDWAKALETLLREDEPFRAAIVIASAGLRPVVDRVLAGEPLEARAATRLLAYAVRMATRTTPFGTFASVGHAVFDAEHERRVGDVTARVAQANVDHEWLVGAVDTLTERSIAAGEDVIVATATALRREGPRFALLDERKVIAEGDASQYRSVTVAATPPVAFALERARDGVSSGELARALADTFSVDAERAQSLVRKLVDARFLIAVQRPAPLDDAAERLAEQARNQPALAPLVDALRTATGPRRGVVDVTELDRTVARLKELGPSDVAQPVFHDLTHAPLAVPASVRDDVLRLADVLVRSGMPAQLDAFRKRFYERYESGERLVPLLELVGPHGIGIPHSFDAERPRVPPARRARLAALVGTALRAGRDEIALTDADWEAIRGDLPDPLPRSLELGFHVLAPSFEAATAGEYRIVSSPLAATYCAGMTTGRFAKYQDEAFNAKLREVVAGEAPPGALTAEPMFVPERARSGNVIAHPIVAEAILPINAHAGGLDALALDDLLVGIADERVVLWSRSRGRRVQPVWPHAFNMQLAPPLARFFGLVARDKGFVPGSFDVGELGLLPFVPRLRLGRVIVRRAAWTVPITELRETPLAVLARERGMVRYVQLGDFDNVLAVDTQTPAGETLLRDQLRGRKDDEVVQLSEAFVEDEELWLRDAHGARYCGEYIASVRAGGEQKPKSGAPLLVDERARTRTPASDWCYLKLYANDREFRSEVAPKLLRFAEDAVASSIATHWFYILYGDPDKHVRFRLHSAGDDAALRERALAFADELASSGVVNRFALATYERELERYGGAAGIELCERLFHLDSVAALRGPAVDVLTGRERIEAIAVPLLALFDALTTAAERDRYVDLRRPKAQRASADEAEALRVLARRSPLDDPECTPLARKLAALCKDEAAWLELVDSLLHMHLNRRGVSVDEERALRTLLWKALFGRRERNRR from the coding sequence ATGATCGCGCCCGAACGCGAGCAGCGCCGGCAACGCGCTCCGAAGACTACCGCGCACGCAGCGGCACCGCCGTTCACCGTCGTCGAGGAGCTCACGCTGGGCCGGGTTCCGGCTTGGCCGGCGCACCGGGCCCGCGCCCTGCTGGCAGCGCCTGATTGGGCCAAGGCGCTCGAGACGCTGTTGCGCGAGGACGAACCGTTTCGCGCTGCGATCGTGATCGCGAGCGCGGGGCTGCGTCCCGTCGTCGACCGCGTCCTCGCCGGCGAGCCGCTCGAGGCGCGCGCGGCGACGCGTCTGCTCGCCTACGCGGTCCGCATGGCGACGCGCACGACGCCGTTCGGCACCTTCGCCTCGGTCGGACACGCCGTGTTCGACGCGGAGCACGAGCGCCGCGTCGGCGACGTGACGGCGCGCGTCGCGCAGGCGAACGTCGATCACGAGTGGCTGGTCGGCGCGGTCGACACGCTCACCGAGCGTTCCATCGCCGCCGGCGAAGACGTGATCGTCGCCACCGCCACCGCGCTGCGCCGCGAAGGCCCGCGCTTCGCGCTGCTCGACGAACGCAAGGTCATCGCCGAGGGCGATGCCTCGCAGTACCGCAGCGTGACCGTCGCGGCGACGCCGCCGGTCGCGTTCGCGCTCGAGCGCGCGCGCGACGGCGTTTCGAGCGGCGAGCTCGCGCGCGCGCTCGCCGATACCTTCTCGGTCGACGCCGAGCGCGCGCAATCGCTGGTGCGCAAGCTGGTCGACGCCCGGTTTCTCATCGCCGTCCAGCGGCCCGCGCCGCTCGACGACGCCGCCGAACGGCTCGCGGAACAGGCGCGCAACCAGCCTGCGCTGGCGCCGCTCGTCGACGCGCTCCGCACGGCGACCGGGCCACGGCGCGGCGTCGTCGACGTCACCGAGCTCGACCGGACCGTGGCGCGGCTGAAAGAGCTCGGCCCGAGCGACGTCGCGCAGCCGGTCTTTCACGATCTCACCCACGCGCCGCTCGCGGTCCCCGCGAGCGTGCGCGACGACGTGCTGCGGCTCGCGGACGTTCTCGTTCGCTCGGGGATGCCCGCGCAGCTCGACGCGTTTCGGAAACGCTTCTACGAGCGCTACGAGTCGGGCGAACGGCTCGTCCCGCTGCTCGAGCTCGTCGGCCCGCACGGGATCGGGATCCCGCACAGCTTCGACGCCGAGCGGCCGCGCGTTCCGCCCGCGCGCCGCGCGCGGCTCGCGGCGCTCGTCGGAACGGCCTTGCGCGCCGGCCGCGACGAGATCGCGCTCACCGACGCCGACTGGGAGGCGATCCGGGGCGATCTTCCCGATCCGCTGCCGCGCTCGCTCGAGCTCGGCTTCCACGTTCTCGCGCCGTCGTTCGAAGCCGCAACCGCCGGCGAGTACCGCATCGTCTCGTCGCCGCTCGCGGCGACGTACTGCGCCGGGATGACGACCGGCCGGTTCGCGAAGTATCAGGACGAAGCGTTCAACGCGAAGCTGCGCGAGGTCGTCGCCGGCGAAGCGCCGCCCGGCGCGCTCACCGCCGAGCCGATGTTCGTCCCGGAGCGCGCGCGCAGCGGCAACGTCATCGCGCACCCGATCGTCGCCGAAGCGATCCTGCCGATCAACGCGCACGCCGGCGGGCTCGACGCGCTGGCGCTCGACGACCTCTTGGTGGGGATCGCCGACGAGCGGGTCGTGCTGTGGTCGCGTTCGCGCGGGCGGCGCGTCCAGCCGGTATGGCCGCACGCGTTCAACATGCAGCTCGCCCCGCCGCTGGCGCGCTTCTTCGGGCTGGTCGCGCGCGACAAAGGTTTCGTTCCCGGATCGTTCGACGTCGGCGAGCTCGGCCTGCTGCCGTTCGTTCCGCGCCTCCGGCTCGGGCGGGTGATCGTGCGCCGTGCGGCGTGGACCGTTCCGATCACCGAGCTCCGCGAGACCCCGCTCGCCGTGCTCGCGCGCGAGCGCGGGATGGTGCGTTACGTTCAGCTCGGCGACTTCGACAACGTGCTCGCGGTCGACACGCAGACGCCCGCCGGCGAGACGCTGTTGCGCGATCAGCTCCGCGGCCGCAAGGACGACGAGGTGGTGCAGCTGAGCGAAGCGTTCGTCGAAGACGAGGAGCTGTGGCTGCGCGACGCGCACGGCGCGCGGTACTGCGGTGAGTACATCGCCTCGGTTCGCGCCGGCGGCGAGCAGAAACCGAAGAGCGGCGCCCCGCTGCTGGTCGACGAGCGCGCGCGCACGCGAACCCCGGCCTCCGACTGGTGCTATCTGAAGCTGTACGCGAACGACCGCGAGTTCCGCTCGGAGGTCGCGCCGAAGCTGCTGCGGTTCGCCGAGGACGCGGTCGCGAGCAGCATCGCGACGCACTGGTTCTACATCTTGTACGGGGATCCGGACAAGCACGTGCGCTTCCGCCTGCACTCGGCCGGCGACGACGCGGCACTGCGCGAGCGCGCGCTGGCGTTCGCCGACGAGCTCGCTTCGTCCGGCGTCGTCAACCGCTTTGCGCTGGCGACCTACGAGCGCGAGCTCGAGCGCTACGGCGGCGCCGCCGGCATCGAGCTGTGCGAGCGGCTGTTCCACCTCGACAGCGTTGCCGCGCTGCGCGGACCGGCCGTCGACGTCCTCACCGGGCGCGAGCGCATCGAAGCGATCGCCGTTCCGCTGCTCGCGCTGTTCGACGCGCTCACGACGGCGGCGGAGCGCGACCGGTATGTCGACCTGCGGCGGCCGAAAGCGCAGCGTGCCTCGGCCGACGAGGCCGAGGCGTTGCGCGTGCTGGCGCGGCGTTCTCCGCTCGACGATCCGGAATGCACGCCGCTCGCGCGCAAGCTGGCCGCCCTGTGCAAAGACGAAGCGGCCTGGCTGGAGCTCGTGGACAGCCTGCTGCACATGCACCTGAACCGCCGCGGCGTCTCGGTCGACGAGGAGCGCGCGCTGCGCACGCTGCTGTGGAAGGCGCTCTTCGGACGCCGCGAGCGCAACCGCCGATGA